The Burkholderiales bacterium JOSHI_001 genomic sequence CGTCACGCCCAACTGCTGCTGCCCCTGGCGCGCCAGCGCCGCGTCCAGCGGGAACACACCCTGGCGCGCCATCTGCTCCTGCGCGTCACGCGACAGCAGGAACAGCAGGAACTGGCGCTGCAGCGCCGCCGCGGCCGGCGTGGGCTGGCGGTTGGCGCAGACATACAGCGAACGCGCCAGCGGGTAGCGGCCCGAGGCCGCGTGCTCGGCCGTGGGCTCCACCGCCTGGCCCTGGTTCAGCAGGGGCACGACGCGGGTGCGCGAGGTGCGGAAGAACACGCTGGCGTAGCCAATGCCGCCCGGCTGCGTGGCCACGCCCTGCACCACGCTGGTGGACACCGGCTCCACCGCCATGTCGCCGGTGAAGTCGCGCCCCTGCAGCACCAGCTCGCGCACCAGCTCGTGCGCGCCGCGGCCGGGCTCCAGCCCATAGCGCACCAGCGGCGTGCTGGCCCAGTCGCCCACCCCGCCCAGGTCGCCCCAACGCGCGGCGGCATCGGCTTCGCGGCCGAAGGCGCGGCGCAGGTCGGCCAGGGACAGCGCCTTCACCGGGTTGTCCTTGAACAGGTAGATGGCCACCGCGTCCACCGCCACCACCAGTTCCAGCGGCGCCTGGCCCCAGCGTTCGCGAAAGCGCGTGCGCTCGTTGGCGCTCATGGGCCGCGACAGCAGGCCCAGGGTGTCGGGCGACGCCAGCAGCCCGGCCAGCGCGGTGCTGGAACCGGCCCCGGCGATGTCGAAATCCACCCCGGGCTGCAGCGCGCTGAAGCGCTCACCCAGGGGCTTGAGCAGGCCGGCCACGATGGACGAACCCGCCGCCACCACGGTGCCGGCCAGCTTTTCCAGGCGCTGGTAGTCGGGCAGGCCCTGAGGGGTGGTCTGGGCCCGCGCAGGGCCCAGTGCCGCCATGGCGCCGGCCAACAACAAGGGTCGCCGCTGCATCATGGCGCCACCGACTTGGCCGCCACCAGGCGCGACGCGGCCACGCGGTAGGCCAGCAGCGCCCCGAAGAACAGCAGGATCAGCACCGCGGCGCGCACGAAGATCTGGTCGATGCGCTCACGCGCCAGCGTGTCGGCGTCGGCCAGCGCGGCCTGCCAGGGTTTGGCCTGCACGAAGGCCTGGGTGTTCTGCAGGGTCTGGTTCACGCCCACCAGGGCCTGGTTCACGCCGGCCACGGTCTGGTTCAGCTCGCTGGCGGCCTGCACATAGGGTTCGATGCGAAACGGTGGCGCCTTGGGGTCGGGTGGCGACAGCTGGTTCTGCTTCGTGGTGAAGGCGTCCCAGCTGGCCAGGGTGGCGTTCAAGCCCTTGGTGGTTTCGTTCAGCTGCTGGGCCAGGCGTTCGCCGCTTTGCGTCAGGCGTTCGCCGCTGACGGTGAGCGCGCGCGCCTCGGCGGCGGTCTGGCGGGTTTCCTGCAGCACCTTGCTCACCGTGGGCTCGTGCTTTTCCAGTTCGTTGAAAACCGCGGCGCGTTCGCTGGCCACGGTCTGCGGCAGCTTCTCGGCCACCGCCGACACCCGGTTCACCGCCTTGAGCATCTCGTTGGAATTTTCCAGCGGCCCGCGGATCTCGGGCTTGGACAGGGTCTCGTTGAGCAGCGCTTCCATCTGCCAGTTCATCAGGAAGGGCATGCGCTTGCTCTGGTAGAAGGCGCGCTCGGCCAGCAGGCGCACCTCGTCGGCCACCTTGGCGGCTTCGGAGATGGACGAGAACAGCCCCGACTCCACCCGCAACTGCGCGATGAAGCTCTGGTTGCGCGCCGCCGACACTTCGTTGAAGCGCATGAAGGACACGAAGCTCACGTCCGGGTTGTCCTTGCGCGATTCAAGGATCAGCGTGTCCAGGCGCTGCAGCTGGTCGGGCTTCAGGATGCCGGCGGCCAGCTTCCACACGTCGGTGCGCGCGGTGCGCAGGGCGCGGATCAGCGGCGCGGCGCGGGGCCCGAAGGCCTTCTCGGCGCGGTCCTCGTCGATCCAGGTGTAGCTTTGCAGCGTCACCACCAGCAGCAGGTCCATCAGCTTGGTGAAGGGGTCGGGGTTGGTGACGATGTCGTAGATGCTGCTGGTGCCCACCAGCTTGATCTGGTGCGCGGTGCGGCGCTGCTCGGCGTCGGGGTTGCCCTGCACCATCTCGTCGGTGGCCGACACGATCAGCATGGTGTAGCGGTCGGCAAAGGCGTACAGGCGTTGGTCCAGTTCCTTCAGCTGCGCCGCGGTTTCTTCGGCGCGCTGCTGTTCCTTGTTCTTGCCGAAGCGGAAGAAGCTGGCGATGTCGGCCGCCTGGGCGGGCGGCGCAGGCAGGCCCAGCGCGCCGGCCAGCACCAGCAGGCAGGCCGCGGCGCGGACACGGCAGCGCTGCAGTGACAAGGTTTCGAGAGTGGGCATGGCACACGCTCCTTTCGCAGTGGAGAACCACTGCGAACTCTAGCCGCGCGCCGTCAGGCGCTTGTTGCCAAAGCCAGCCAACCCCCGAGACACGGTGCCACCGCGCCACAGGGGCGTGCCAGCTACTGCAACGCGGCCGAGAGGTTGCCCATGTTCGCGCGCACCCCGGGCAAGGGCTGCAAGCCCCAGCGCTCGGTGATGAACTTCAGGATGGACCCGCTGTCGTACACCGTGTGGTCCACATGGCCGCGCTTCACGTGCGGGCCGATCAGCACCGTGGGCACCCGGGTGGCGGGCCCGAAGCGGTCGCCCCAGCCGGGGCCGCTGGGCGGCGGCACGTGGTCCCAGTAGCCGCCGTTTTCGTCGTAGGTCACCACCACCAGCATGTTCTCCCACTGCGGGCTGGCGCGCAGGGCGCGCAGGACCTGGTCGATGTGCTCGTCGCCGCTATTCACGTCGCTGTGGCCGGGGTGTTCGCTCAGGCGTCCGCCGGGCTTGTAGAAAGCCACCGGCGGCAGGGTGCCGGCGGCGGCGTGGCGCAGCAGTTTGTCGCCGTCGTGCAGGTGCTGTTCGCGGTCAGGGGTGCCGGGGGCGAAGCGGGCGAAGTAGTTGAAAGGCTGGTGGTGGGTCTGGAAGCGCAGGCCATCCACGCCGCCGGCATCGATCACCCGGCGCGGGGCCTTGGGGGGCTGGCGGCCATCGGCCTGGGCGGCGTGCCAGCCGCCGGCGTACCAGGCCCAGTCGATGCCTTTGTCGCTGAGCCGGTCGCCGATGGTGGGCTGGGTCTGCGGCGGCACCGGCGTGTCCCCATTGCGCTTGCCGCGTGGGTTGGCCATCTCGGGCGGGCCGTCCGCGGCGGGTGGAATTTCGCTGGGTTGGTAAGGCGGCTGGGCCGTGCGCAGCACCAGGCCGTCGGGCGACACCGGCCCGCCGCCGCCGCGCACCAGGCGCAGCGCGCCCAGCGCGGCCGAAGGTGAATCGGGTTCGCGCACATGCCGGCCCTGGTCGTCCAGCAGCGCGCGCATGGTCGGCGGCGCATCGGGAAACAGCGGGATGCAGGCGCAGACCAGGTACTGGTGGTTGACGAAGCTGCCGCCAAAGCTGCCGGCGAAGAAGCGGTCGGCCAGGGTGTATTCGCGCGCCCACCGCCACAGCTTCAGGCGGGACCCGTCGTAGTGGCCCATCACCCAGCCGCCCACGTTGCTGACCGCGGCGAAGCGGTTGTTCAAGCCGCCGTTGACCTGCTCCACCTGGTGCCAGAAGGCGTGCACCGGGTTGGGCCCCTGCTCGCCCAGGCCGCGGTTCACCGGCTCGGCGTCGATGCGGAAGGGGCCATTGGGCAGGCGCGGAAACCTCGGATCGGGCTGGCCGTCAGGCCCGAACACCCGCAGTTCGCGCAAGGGCTGGCCGTCATGGTCCAGCTGGGTGCTCTGTTCGGCGGTGGCGTTGGCAATGCCGTCGGCGCCCGGGAACAGGCCGAACAGGTTGTCGAAGCTGTGGTTCTCGGCCACGATGACCACCAGGGTCTGGATGCGTTGCAGCGCCGGCGTGTCGGCCGCTGCCGGCAGCGCCAGCAGCAACAGCAGCAGGGCGGCCAAACGCCCGGTCCACCCCGGACGGGCCTGCTGGAAGAGGTGTGGCATCGCGGGAGTCTGGGCATGCGTTGTGACGGGCGTGTTAAAGAGCGGAACAAAGAGCCGCCAATACCTTAAGTTCGCAACACGATGTCAGCGCGCCGGCCCGTACACTGCCGCGCTTTCGCAGCACAAGGCGGTCGATGAAGCTGGCACAGGCACTGTTCACCCAAGGTTTCGGCACCCGGCGCGACTGCGCGGGCCTGGCGGTGTCCGGTCGCGTGCGCTTCGCAGGGCGCGTGCTCCAGGACCCCGACGAAGACCTGCCCGACGAGGGTCTGGTGCTGAACGTGGACGGCCTGGACTGGCCGGTGTGCGAGCACGCCCTGGTGCTGCTGAACAAGCCCGCGGGCTACGAGTGCTCACAAAAACCCAAGGCCTGGCCCAGCGTGCTGAGCCTGCTGCCGCCGCCCCTGCGCACCCGCGGCGTGCAGCCGGTGGGCCGCCTGGATGCGGACACCACCGGGCTGCTGCTGCTGACCGACGACGGCGCACTGATCCACCGCTGGACATCGCCCAAGAAGCACGTGCCCAAGGTCTACGAAGTGCGCACCGCGCGGCCGGTCACGCCGAACCAGTTGGAACAACTGCTGGCCGGCGTGGTGCTGGACGACGACCCCCAGCCGGTGCGCGCCGCCGCGGTGCAGGCCACCGGCGAACTCGCGCTGCAACTCACGCTGACCGAAGGCAAGTACCACCAGGTCAAGCGCATGGTGGCCGCTGTGGGCAACCACGTGGAAGCGCTGCACCGCAGCCGTTTTGGTGCGCTGGTGTTGCCAGCCGATTTGGGGCCGGGCCAGTGGCGCTGGGTGGAAGGCGGCGCGGCGGCGGTGTAGTGCGGCGGCTCAGCGCGCCAGGCGCTGCAGCCGCGCGAAGCCCACCACCTCGGCCGCCACGGTTTCCAGCGCCTGCTGGGTGACGGGGTCGGCATGGCCCTCGGCGTCGAAGGGCCGGCTGAGGGTGGACAGCGTGGCGCCATAGGGCGTGGGCCAGCCACGCAGCGAATGCACTACCGCACGCAGGGCGGCCAGGGTGGCGCCGAGTGCCTGCGCGCCGTCGGCGCACACGATGCAGCCGACCGCGCGGCCGCTGAAGTAGGGCCGGGCGTCGTCGCGCAGGTCCTCGGTGAAATCCAGCGCATTCTTCACCAGGCCCGACACACCGCCGTGGTAGGCCGGCGTGGCCACCACCACGCCGTCGGCCCGGCGCAGCGCGTCCACCAGGGCCCGCGCGGCATCGCTGCGCTGCGGCCGGCCGGGGTCGAACAGGTCGGTGGGCAGCTGGCTGCCGCCGAACACCAGTGTGTGGCAACCCATGGCGCGCGCATGGGCCAGCGCCAGGTTCAGTGCCCGCTCGCTGCTGGAGCCCGGACGGGTGGTGCCGCCCAGACCGACGATCAAAGGAAGTGAATCGCTCATAAGCCTCACAGTCTCGCCGCAATCGCGCGCGTGCCCATGCGCGTTGCCCCGGTCTGGACAAGCGCCGGCTTCAGG encodes the following:
- a CDS encoding pseudouridine synthase family protein (PFAM: RNA pseudouridylate synthase~TIGRFAM: pseudouridine synthase), whose product is MKLAQALFTQGFGTRRDCAGLAVSGRVRFAGRVLQDPDEDLPDEGLVLNVDGLDWPVCEHALVLLNKPAGYECSQKPKAWPSVLSLLPPPLRTRGVQPVGRLDADTTGLLLLTDDGALIHRWTSPKKHVPKVYEVRTARPVTPNQLEQLLAGVVLDDDPQPVRAAAVQATGELALQLTLTEGKYHQVKRMVAAVGNHVEALHRSRFGALVLPADLGPGQWRWVEGGAAAV
- a CDS encoding putative flavoprotein (PFAM: NADPH-dependent FMN reductase) — protein: MSDSLPLIVGLGGTTRPGSSSERALNLALAHARAMGCHTLVFGGSQLPTDLFDPGRPQRSDAARALVDALRRADGVVVATPAYHGGVSGLVKNALDFTEDLRDDARPYFSGRAVGCIVCADGAQALGATLAALRAVVHSLRGWPTPYGATLSTLSRPFDAEGHADPVTQQALETVAAEVVGFARLQRLAR
- a CDS encoding acid phosphatase (PFAM: Phosphoesterase family~TIGRFAM: acid phosphatase, Burkholderia-type) — encoded protein: MPHLFQQARPGWTGRLAALLLLLLALPAAADTPALQRIQTLVVIVAENHSFDNLFGLFPGADGIANATAEQSTQLDHDGQPLRELRVFGPDGQPDPRFPRLPNGPFRIDAEPVNRGLGEQGPNPVHAFWHQVEQVNGGLNNRFAAVSNVGGWVMGHYDGSRLKLWRWAREYTLADRFFAGSFGGSFVNHQYLVCACIPLFPDAPPTMRALLDDQGRHVREPDSPSAALGALRLVRGGGGPVSPDGLVLRTAQPPYQPSEIPPAADGPPEMANPRGKRNGDTPVPPQTQPTIGDRLSDKGIDWAWYAGGWHAAQADGRQPPKAPRRVIDAGGVDGLRFQTHHQPFNYFARFAPGTPDREQHLHDGDKLLRHAAAGTLPPVAFYKPGGRLSEHPGHSDVNSGDEHIDQVLRALRASPQWENMLVVVTYDENGGYWDHVPPPSGPGWGDRFGPATRVPTVLIGPHVKRGHVDHTVYDSGSILKFITERWGLQPLPGVRANMGNLSAALQ
- a CDS encoding ABC-type phosphate transport system, periplasmic component, which gives rise to MMQRRPLLLAGAMAALGPARAQTTPQGLPDYQRLEKLAGTVVAAGSSIVAGLLKPLGERFSALQPGVDFDIAGAGSSTALAGLLASPDTLGLLSRPMSANERTRFRERWGQAPLELVVAVDAVAIYLFKDNPVKALSLADLRRAFGREADAAARWGDLGGVGDWASTPLVRYGLEPGRGAHELVRELVLQGRDFTGDMAVEPVSTSVVQGVATQPGGIGYASVFFRTSRTRVVPLLNQGQAVEPTAEHAASGRYPLARSLYVCANRQPTPAAAALQRQFLLFLLSRDAQEQMARQGVFPLDAALARQGQQQLGVTAKPAP